The nucleotide sequence CTTCGATCAGGATTATATAGGGGCTAATATTGCCTACTCCAAAAAAGCCCTAAAATGTGCAAATCATGGTTTAGAGCTACTCCAGGGCTTTAAAAAGAAAAACTTCTTTACCAAAAAGCAATATCAGGAACTGCACGCAAGTTTGTTCGAACTCCGCAATGATATTGGGATTTATATCCAGGAGCTGAGAGACCAATTCAAATTAGGGTTAGAGTAAACGTGTTATAGTGTGAGGGTGTTAAGGTGTTATGGTATTTCTCTCAATACCTTAACACTAAAGCACCCAAACACCGCTACTCCCAGATTGCCACCTCTTTATTGCCCTCGGAATCGGCAGCCGCACGAAACATTGAGCCCGTGTTTGTTTTCATAGAGAAATTACCATACTTATCAACGGCTATAAAGCCTGCATCACCGGGTTCCAATACATCATCCACTAAATAATTCATCGATTCCTGGAGCGTAACCCCTTTGTATTCCATGTAAGCAGCTAAGGTATGGGCCGACACATTTAACATGATTTTCTCACCCCAGCCCGTGGCTGAAACGGCAACCAGATCATTGGCATAAGTTCCGGATCCAATAATTGGCACATCACCTACACGACCATATCTTTTATTGGTCATGCCCCCGGTTGAAGTGGCAGCGGCTAGATTTCCATTTTTATCTTTAGCAACTGCGCCCACAGTTCCATATTTCCATGCTTTTTGATCATCGGTTTCAATCAAGCTGCTCGACTGCTCCTCCGCCTGCGCTCTTTTTAAAGACTCGTAGCGTCTTTCCGTATAAAAATAAGAGGGATCTACACGTTCAACATCCGTTTGATCGGCATATGTCTCCGCACCGTCTGCGGCAAAAAATACATGTTTGGAATCCGTCATCACTTTGCGGGCAAGTGAAATTGGATTTTTAACGGTAGTAACTCCTGTAATGGCCCCGGCATTTAATGTTGAGCCGTCCATAATGGCCGCATCCAGTTCGTTCTTGCCTTCTGCTGTAAAAACAGCTCCCTTTCCAGCATTAAACATTTCATTATCTTCCAGATAGTTGACGGTTTTCTCGATGGCATCTAAAGCAGTTCCGCCATTTTCCAGTATTTCAGATCCTATCGCCAATGCCTCTTCCAGTGATTGCATATAGGCTTCTTTTCGATCTTCAGGCATATCCTTTGACACATAACCGGCTCCGCCATGAAGGGCTATAGACCATTCTTTTTGAGGAGGCTCACCAACTTGGCTTTCTTGC is from Gracilimonas sp. and encodes:
- a CDS encoding isoaspartyl peptidase/L-asparaginase family protein — translated: MRRITTFFILSFFLILSGCQLQESQVGEPPQKEWSIALHGGAGYVSKDMPEDRKEAYMQSLEEALAIGSEILENGGTALDAIEKTVNYLEDNEMFNAGKGAVFTAEGKNELDAAIMDGSTLNAGAITGVTTVKNPISLARKVMTDSKHVFFAADGAETYADQTDVERVDPSYFYTERRYESLKRAQAEEQSSSLIETDDQKAWKYGTVGAVAKDKNGNLAAATSTGGMTNKRYGRVGDVPIIGSGTYANDLVAVSATGWGEKIMLNVSAHTLAAYMEYKGVTLQESMNYLVDDVLEPGDAGFIAVDKYGNFSMKTNTGSMFRAAADSEGNKEVAIWE